One genomic region from Saprospiraceae bacterium encodes:
- a CDS encoding c-type cytochrome produces the protein MNTKKLSIGIWLAYLFFNIGCQQSAVKNTGDETTPVLAPEEELKSFALEQDLEIRLVASEPLVQDPVVIQFDEQGRIWVVEMRGFMPDIDGKGEKDRVGRINILLDRDDDGMMDSSIIYLDSLVLPRALALVADGALVVENAALWWTRDLDHDLHADSKVLIDSTYAGNMLPEHSGNGLWRGLDNWYYNAKSRLRYKLEDGHWVRDSTEFRGQWGISHDDEGRLYYNYNWSQLHADLVPPNYFSRNKNHLTTTGIDHGLTLDRRVYPIRENIAVNRGYIPGTLDENNRLLEFTAACSPLYYRGAAMPAAYYGNVFVCEPSGNLVKRNVIEKHGYMVSARDLHPGREFLASTDERFRPVYLSNSPDGAMYIVDMYRGLIQHGAYVTPYLREQTVKRKMVLPIHCGRIWKVVGKTSQTGQKIDLSTASNQALVPYLSHREGWYRDLAQRLLVERKAEDIGAQLLDSIMRGRNTIGRIHALWTAKDLGLLKANDLIVLSSDTEEAIRSTAIRLLEHFAENNGVVKSQLAVALERNSKKAGDKELLQIALSAGAVDFNRASTTLLFILNRQDTSALMRDAILSSLYKNEYSFLKNLQQSPWWGQSTPAKQVFLEMLATAVLKNGDGAEMNNLLTNLSSADDQLWQSKTILTALSIQGRSNAFKPIKLSKAPPVLNAANLLDDQRMKILNQMFEWPGHIPDKKTTQSSAMTGEIDQKQFSLGRQFFLTTCAGCHGSDGAGVTRFAPTLIGSDWVLGDPKRLALLILHGIEGPIEVNEKKYDVPDILPVMPAHSVMDDGQITAIINYIRNEWGNAAEPVSNRVVGGARHLTQGRVMPWTAIELNQRIQKDLQTNPPK, from the coding sequence TTGAATACTAAAAAATTGTCAATTGGGATCTGGCTAGCCTATTTGTTTTTCAATATAGGGTGCCAGCAGTCTGCAGTTAAAAATACCGGTGACGAAACTACTCCTGTGCTTGCTCCGGAGGAGGAATTAAAATCATTTGCCTTAGAACAAGATTTAGAAATTCGATTGGTCGCCTCGGAGCCATTGGTACAAGATCCTGTGGTGATCCAGTTTGATGAACAAGGCAGAATCTGGGTGGTGGAGATGCGAGGTTTTATGCCGGATATCGATGGCAAAGGTGAAAAAGATCGGGTAGGAAGGATCAATATCTTACTGGACAGAGATGATGATGGGATGATGGACTCTTCGATCATCTACCTGGATAGCCTGGTTTTGCCCCGGGCTCTGGCCCTGGTAGCAGATGGAGCTTTGGTAGTTGAAAACGCAGCTTTGTGGTGGACGAGGGACCTCGATCATGATCTGCATGCAGATAGTAAAGTGTTGATCGACTCGACCTACGCAGGCAATATGTTGCCCGAACACTCTGGCAATGGATTGTGGCGCGGACTGGACAATTGGTATTACAATGCAAAGTCAAGATTGCGATATAAATTAGAGGACGGGCATTGGGTCCGGGACAGTACAGAATTTAGAGGCCAGTGGGGCATCAGCCACGACGATGAAGGCCGCCTCTATTATAATTACAATTGGTCCCAACTACATGCCGATCTGGTGCCACCAAATTATTTTTCAAGAAACAAAAATCATCTAACCACTACAGGTATAGACCATGGGCTTACCCTGGACCGACGGGTATATCCGATCCGTGAGAATATTGCAGTCAATCGAGGCTATATACCCGGTACGCTGGATGAGAACAATCGATTGTTGGAGTTCACTGCAGCCTGCTCACCACTTTATTATAGGGGAGCAGCTATGCCGGCAGCCTATTATGGAAATGTATTTGTATGTGAGCCTTCGGGCAACCTCGTCAAAAGAAATGTAATTGAAAAACATGGGTACATGGTATCAGCCCGTGACCTACATCCCGGACGGGAATTTCTGGCCTCTACCGACGAACGATTCAGGCCGGTGTATCTCTCCAATAGCCCGGATGGCGCCATGTATATCGTAGATATGTATCGTGGACTGATCCAACATGGGGCTTATGTGACCCCTTATCTAAGAGAGCAGACTGTAAAAAGGAAAATGGTTTTGCCCATACACTGTGGTCGCATCTGGAAAGTAGTTGGTAAAACCTCGCAAACCGGGCAAAAAATAGATCTATCAACTGCTTCTAATCAAGCGCTGGTACCATATCTGTCCCATCGGGAGGGGTGGTATCGGGATTTGGCACAAAGACTTTTGGTAGAAAGGAAGGCCGAAGATATTGGTGCTCAACTGTTAGATTCGATTATGCGTGGACGGAATACCATTGGCAGGATCCATGCCCTGTGGACAGCAAAAGACCTGGGCCTCTTGAAGGCAAATGATTTGATCGTGCTTTCCTCAGACACTGAGGAGGCAATCAGATCTACTGCAATAAGGTTATTGGAGCACTTTGCTGAAAATAATGGTGTGGTGAAATCTCAACTTGCAGTTGCTTTGGAGCGAAATTCAAAAAAAGCCGGAGATAAAGAATTGCTTCAGATAGCTTTAAGTGCAGGGGCAGTTGATTTTAATAGAGCAAGTACTACGTTGCTCTTTATACTTAATCGACAGGATACTTCCGCTTTAATGCGGGACGCCATTTTAAGTAGCTTGTATAAAAATGAATATTCTTTTTTAAAAAATCTACAGCAATCTCCCTGGTGGGGGCAATCAACTCCGGCCAAACAGGTCTTTCTGGAAATGTTGGCCACAGCGGTTTTGAAAAATGGTGATGGCGCTGAAATGAATAACCTCTTGACAAATCTATCATCAGCTGATGATCAACTTTGGCAATCAAAAACTATTCTCACTGCGCTCTCAATTCAAGGAAGAAGCAATGCGTTCAAGCCAATCAAATTATCAAAAGCCCCTCCTGTGCTGAATGCTGCCAATTTGCTGGATGACCAACGAATGAAGATCTTGAATCAGATGTTTGAATGGCCCGGACATATCCCTGATAAAAAAACAACGCAGTCCTCCGCCATGACCGGTGAAATAGATCAAAAACAGTTTTCATTGGGGCGGCAGTTTTTTCTGACTACCTGTGCGGGATGTCATGGCAGCGATGGCGCCGGAGTGACTCGGTTTGCGCCAACCTTGATTGGATCTGACTGGGTATTGGGTGACCCAAAAAGACTTGCCCTTTTAATCTTGCATGGTATAGAAGGACCCATAGAAGTGAATGAAAAAAAATATGATGTGCCTGATATTTTACCTGTGATGCCCGCGCACTCGGTCATGGATGATGGTCAGATTACGGCCATCATAAATTATATAAGAAATGAATGGGGCAATGCTGCCGAGCCTGTCAGCAATCGAGTGGTCGGAGGAGCCAGGCATCTCACGCAGGGTAGAGTGATGCCCTGGACAGCCATTGAGCTCAATCAACGAATTCAAAAAGATTTACAAACTAATCCACCTAAATAA
- a CDS encoding AI-2E family transporter produces MNPIPPPLTFNNQIKQLMILMVLLVMIYLVTRELYVFLPGLFGALTLYIISRGSYFQLIYHFKWKKGWTAGLYLLFYLLLVILLVFITYSMLKPQIQPLLSDPATMVSKAKIAIETIQVKAGFTMISEETLSNLQDKLNVIIPSMLNDTANLLANLALMFFVLYYMLVHGKAIESYLSNILPLKPENIHLLAVETKRLVKVSALGIPLISIIQGVTGAIGYYLFGVQEYGLWGFLTAIFAFFPVVGTMIIWIPLVLYMYMSGDTLNAFGLGLYSLLITGNVDYLFRITFLNKVGHVHPIITVLGVIAGLNLFGFIGLIFGPLLLSYIILLFRIYANEFLMKKPDDVKENTP; encoded by the coding sequence ATGAACCCAATTCCACCTCCGCTCACGTTCAATAACCAGATCAAGCAGTTAATGATTCTCATGGTGCTGCTGGTGATGATCTATCTGGTGACCAGGGAGCTGTATGTCTTTCTGCCCGGATTGTTTGGAGCGCTGACTTTATATATAATCAGCAGAGGCAGTTATTTTCAATTAATCTATCATTTTAAATGGAAAAAAGGGTGGACAGCCGGACTGTATCTTTTATTTTATCTGTTACTCGTGATCTTGCTTGTATTCATCACGTATAGTATGCTGAAACCCCAGATACAACCCTTGTTGAGCGACCCGGCCACGATGGTGAGTAAAGCAAAGATTGCAATTGAAACTATACAGGTTAAGGCTGGTTTTACCATGATATCTGAGGAGACTTTGTCCAATCTGCAGGATAAACTTAATGTCATCATTCCCTCCATGCTCAATGATACAGCCAACCTGCTGGCCAACCTGGCCTTAATGTTTTTTGTATTGTATTATATGTTAGTGCATGGCAAAGCCATAGAGTCTTATTTGAGCAATATACTGCCCTTAAAGCCTGAAAATATACATTTACTTGCTGTAGAGACCAAGCGCCTCGTCAAAGTGAGTGCTTTGGGCATACCCTTGATATCTATTATCCAGGGTGTCACTGGTGCTATCGGATACTACTTATTTGGAGTGCAGGAGTATGGTCTGTGGGGATTTCTAACGGCTATTTTTGCTTTTTTTCCCGTTGTCGGTACGATGATCATCTGGATACCTTTGGTGCTATATATGTATATGAGTGGAGACACTTTAAATGCTTTCGGGCTGGGATTGTACAGCCTGTTGATCACGGGCAATGTGGACTATCTTTTCAGAATTACTTTTCTCAATAAAGTAGGTCATGTACATCCTATCATCACCGTATTGGGTGTAATCGCAGGACTGAATTTGTTTGGATTTATAGGACTTATATTTGGGCCTTTGCTGCTGAGTTATATCATCCTGTTGTTTAGGATCTATGCCAATGAGTTTTTGATGAAAAAGCCGGACGATGTCAAAGAAAATACACCGTAA
- a CDS encoding DUF1295 domain-containing protein encodes MPLLEEFERQGNFLFKYRGTIPLAVLALALWVFTTNESVRLITPAYFYLCFAVSVLGLLIRIYTVGHTPKNTSGRNTKGQLADELNTTGIYSMVRHPLYLGNFFMWLGAALLTQHAWFILFFIGFYWIYYERIMFAEEQFLRKKFGSTYTNWADHTPAFIPSLRFVQKPAYSFSLRKVLLREVNGLMNIFIVFAVFDMTLHYLKTAAFGINHYFWLVGIIISLVAYLVLKYLSKQTNLLQTEGRV; translated from the coding sequence ATGCCACTTTTAGAAGAATTTGAGCGCCAGGGCAATTTTTTATTCAAATACAGAGGGACTATACCCCTGGCAGTCCTTGCCCTGGCACTCTGGGTATTTACGACAAATGAGTCCGTTCGCTTGATCACTCCGGCTTATTTTTATCTCTGTTTTGCAGTGAGTGTACTGGGCCTCCTGATCAGAATATATACGGTAGGCCATACTCCTAAAAATACCTCAGGGCGCAATACAAAAGGTCAGTTGGCTGACGAACTGAACACTACAGGGATTTATTCTATGGTCAGGCACCCATTGTACCTGGGCAATTTTTTTATGTGGCTGGGAGCCGCCCTGCTCACCCAACATGCCTGGTTTATTCTTTTTTTTATAGGATTCTACTGGATATATTATGAAAGGATCATGTTTGCCGAAGAACAGTTTTTGAGAAAAAAATTTGGAAGCACCTATACCAATTGGGCTGATCATACACCCGCATTTATCCCTTCTTTACGGTTTGTACAAAAACCTGCCTATTCCTTTAGCCTAAGAAAAGTGCTTCTTAGAGAGGTCAATGGTTTGATGAATATATTTATCGTATTTGCGGTATTTGATATGACACTCCATTATCTAAAGACTGCTGCCTTTGGCATCAACCACTATTTCTGGTTGGTGGGTATCATCATTTCCCTGGTCGCTTACCTTGTTTTAAAATATTTGTCAAAACAGACCAATCTGTTGCAGACGGAGGGAAGGGTATAA
- a CDS encoding helix-turn-helix transcriptional regulator codes for MVSLRCKLLVKDELTKIGLPHAIVDLGTVELLKDLTEPQHELLKTNLLRSGLELLDDKKSILIEKIKNVIIEMIHYSDEIPQVNYSNYISEKLGYDYTYLANTFSEVKGITIQQFIIIHKIERVKELLLYEELTLTEIAYQLHYSSVAHLSNQFKKITGLTPTYFKNLGKKRKNNLENIG; via the coding sequence ATGGTCAGCCTTCGATGTAAACTGCTCGTAAAAGATGAATTGACAAAAATAGGGTTGCCCCATGCTATCGTGGATCTTGGCACGGTAGAATTATTGAAAGATCTGACGGAGCCACAACATGAATTGCTAAAAACAAACCTGTTGCGATCAGGACTCGAATTACTTGATGACAAAAAAAGCATTCTGATCGAAAAGATAAAAAATGTCATCATCGAAATGATTCATTATTCTGATGAGATACCCCAGGTCAATTATTCAAATTATATCAGCGAAAAACTTGGATACGACTATACCTACCTGGCCAATACATTTTCTGAAGTCAAAGGCATCACTATCCAACAATTTATCATCATTCACAAGATCGAGCGCGTCAAAGAATTATTGTTATACGAAGAGTTGACTTTAACAGAGATTGCCTATCAGCTACACTATAGTAGCGTAGCTCATCTCTCCAACCAGTTTAAGAAAATCACCGGACTCACACCCACCTATTTTAAAAATCTAGGAAAAAAAAGGAAAAACAACCTGGAAAATATAGGGTGA
- a CDS encoding general stress protein CsbD, with protein MKVVRIKGNWIEQKSKLKKKYSNLTEADFEFVDGKKSEMFTKLQVTLGMEKEEMHKMIDAL; from the coding sequence ATGAAGGTAGTTAGAATCAAAGGCAATTGGATCGAACAGAAGAGTAAGCTTAAGAAGAAATATTCAAACCTGACGGAGGCAGATTTTGAATTTGTGGATGGCAAAAAAAGTGAAATGTTTACAAAGCTTCAAGTAACCCTGGGCATGGAAAAAGAGGAAATGCATAAAATGATAGATGCGCTCTAA
- a CDS encoding M24 family metallopeptidase — MKRLQVFLIFFAGNLNLAAQVYPTILDQRQRAQVINEVLADRFEHLLPQLMRREGFDMWILISREYNEDPVMKTMLPAEWISARRRTVMVFSDNGVEVEQLAIARYDVGLLKASWNLNVYPDQWDALIETITKRNPKKIGINYSPNYAHADGLSHYEYDQLITRIPDPYKSRLHSAEKLAVAWLETRTTKEMILYEHIASISHRILREGLSDKVIQPGVTTTDDVVWWYRQRITELGLDTWFHPTVDIQRPDTGKFDHLRTFSKRPDIEIIQPGDLLHVDFGINYLRLNTDMQEHAYVLKPGENEVPEYLQKAFQQAHRLQDILTENFKANLSGNQILANALAQAKSEGITGAIYTHPIGSHGHAAGPTIGMWDNQGVTKGPGDYPLHPHTAYSIELNASVSLPDWNGKVIRMMLEQDGYFDGTGFRYIDGRQEAVYAVQR; from the coding sequence ATGAAAAGACTTCAGGTATTTTTAATATTCTTTGCTGGCAATTTGAATCTAGCTGCCCAGGTCTATCCAACCATCCTTGATCAGCGCCAACGTGCCCAGGTGATCAATGAAGTGCTGGCGGATAGATTTGAACATCTTTTGCCACAGCTCATGCGGCGGGAGGGTTTTGATATGTGGATATTGATCTCCAGAGAATACAATGAAGACCCTGTGATGAAGACGATGCTGCCGGCTGAATGGATCTCTGCGCGCAGGCGTACGGTGATGGTGTTTTCTGACAATGGGGTAGAAGTGGAGCAATTGGCGATCGCCCGATATGATGTGGGGTTGCTCAAAGCATCCTGGAATCTCAATGTCTATCCTGATCAATGGGATGCATTGATCGAAACCATCACGAAACGCAATCCTAAGAAGATAGGCATCAACTATTCGCCCAATTATGCCCATGCAGATGGTCTGAGCCATTATGAATATGATCAGTTAATCACACGGATACCGGATCCATATAAATCAAGACTCCACTCCGCAGAAAAACTTGCTGTAGCCTGGCTGGAGACCCGAACTACCAAAGAAATGATCTTGTATGAGCATATAGCCAGTATCTCACACCGGATCCTTCGGGAAGGGCTCAGTGATAAAGTGATCCAGCCCGGTGTCACTACCACGGATGATGTAGTATGGTGGTATCGCCAGCGAATCACGGAGTTGGGTCTGGATACCTGGTTTCATCCGACGGTCGACATTCAGCGGCCGGATACGGGCAAGTTCGATCACCTGCGCACTTTCTCCAAGCGGCCCGATATCGAAATCATTCAACCAGGCGATCTGCTCCATGTAGATTTTGGCATCAATTATCTGAGACTGAATACCGATATGCAGGAACATGCTTATGTACTCAAGCCTGGAGAAAATGAAGTACCTGAATATCTGCAAAAGGCTTTCCAGCAAGCTCATAGGCTGCAGGATATTCTCACAGAAAATTTTAAGGCTAATTTAAGTGGAAATCAAATTCTGGCAAATGCCCTGGCCCAGGCAAAATCTGAAGGCATCACAGGAGCTATCTATACACACCCCATTGGATCCCACGGTCATGCTGCCGGCCCGACCATCGGCATGTGGGATAATCAGGGTGTGACCAAAGGTCCGGGAGATTACCCTTTGCACCCACACACTGCTTACTCCATAGAATTAAATGCTTCAGTATCCTTACCTGATTGGAATGGTAAGGTGATCAGGATGATGCTTGAACAAGATGGTTATTTTGATGGTACCGGGTTCAGATATATCGATGGACGACAAGAGGCTGTCTATGCAGTTCAGCGATAA
- a CDS encoding magnesium chelatase produces the protein MQIETIKTLGDLKKSGYKTKHIKDEMRDNLIAALKNKVNIFEGIHGFDDTVIPDLERAILSRHHILLLGLRGQAKTRLARLLVRLLDEYIPVVEGSEINDDPLMPLSPHAKERIKVLGDETLIEWLHRDERYVEKLATPDVSVADIIGDVDPIKAATLKLPYADERVIHYGMIPRANRSIFVINELPDLQPRIQVSLFNILQEGDLQIRGFKVRLPLDILFLFTANPEDYTNRGSIITPLKDRIDSQIITHYPLDMETAMKITAQESRVKPEEKNIIVPQMLKVLLEQISFEARTSELVDINSGVSARLGISAYENLVSAVELRMLKNNESSGVARISDFVGVLPAITGKVELVYEGEQLGPYKVAFELLNKAIKTEFLKYFPHPEKLKKNDRDPYGIIKAWFAGEHDLKMAVDATQHEYEDSLAQVSGLERLLAKAAEVADEEKYVYKELVLHGLASFNILNKELHQTRIEFSDLLGDMGIEDLED, from the coding sequence ATGCAAATAGAGACTATAAAAACACTAGGAGATCTTAAAAAGTCTGGTTACAAGACCAAGCACATCAAAGATGAAATGCGTGACAATCTCATCGCTGCCTTAAAAAACAAAGTCAATATCTTTGAAGGTATCCACGGATTTGATGATACGGTGATACCGGATTTGGAGCGGGCGATTCTGTCGAGGCACCATATTTTACTTTTGGGACTGAGAGGACAGGCTAAAACCCGATTGGCCAGGCTATTGGTCAGGCTATTGGATGAATATATCCCTGTAGTAGAAGGCAGTGAGATCAATGACGACCCGCTGATGCCTCTCTCCCCTCATGCAAAGGAAAGAATCAAAGTCCTCGGTGATGAGACTCTGATAGAATGGCTGCATCGGGATGAACGATATGTGGAAAAATTAGCTACGCCGGATGTGAGTGTAGCCGACATCATTGGAGATGTGGATCCGATCAAAGCTGCCACCCTCAAACTACCTTATGCAGATGAAAGAGTGATCCATTATGGTATGATCCCGAGAGCCAATCGATCGATCTTCGTGATCAATGAGCTACCTGACTTGCAGCCCCGCATCCAGGTATCTCTTTTCAATATCCTGCAGGAAGGTGACCTCCAGATCCGGGGATTTAAAGTGCGGCTTCCCCTGGACATTCTGTTCTTATTCACTGCCAATCCTGAGGACTATACTAATCGGGGCAGTATCATCACTCCACTTAAAGATCGTATAGATAGCCAGATCATCACCCATTACCCACTGGATATGGAGACGGCTATGAAAATCACCGCTCAGGAATCGAGAGTAAAACCTGAAGAAAAAAATATCATTGTACCCCAGATGCTCAAAGTACTGCTCGAGCAAATCTCTTTCGAAGCACGGACCAGCGAATTGGTGGATATCAATAGTGGTGTATCTGCCAGGCTTGGTATCAGCGCTTACGAAAACCTGGTGAGTGCGGTAGAGCTACGCATGCTAAAAAACAATGAGTCCTCCGGAGTAGCCCGCATCTCCGATTTTGTGGGAGTACTCCCTGCCATCACCGGCAAAGTAGAACTGGTCTACGAAGGAGAACAACTCGGCCCATATAAAGTAGCCTTCGAACTTTTAAACAAAGCTATTAAAACGGAATTTCTCAAATACTTCCCTCATCCGGAGAAATTGAAGAAAAATGACAGGGACCCCTATGGAATCATCAAAGCCTGGTTTGCCGGCGAACACGATCTCAAAATGGCAGTAGATGCTACTCAACACGAGTATGAAGATTCATTAGCGCAGGTATCAGGCTTAGAAAGATTGCTGGCGAAAGCAGCAGAGGTAGCTGATGAAGAAAAATATGTGTACAAAGAATTGGTCTTACATGGACTGGCATCCTTTAATATTTTGAACAAAGAATTGCATCAGACCAGGATCGAATTCAGCGACCTATTGGGAGACATGGGCATCGAAGACCTGGAAGATTAA
- a CDS encoding VWA domain-containing protein: MMHWFFGKKDPNLEGDTPFDKLFKLFKELLLHTSGDVTEALSWLTELDKRYKLTQEDYGIADFIRDLIDKGYINENRQGFIDHNPSAKLEIALRRTALDDIFDQLKKSKKGDHNTPKSGFGDEYTSEIRPYEFGDRLDQIALTESIKNAQIAHGVEDLILQEDNLEVYETYFQSQTSTVLMIDISHSMILYGEDRITPAKKVAMALAELITTRYPKDTLDIITFGDDAQEIQMKDLPYLKVGPYHTNTVAGLELAMAILRRRKNPNKQIMMITDGKPTCIKIGKKYYKNAFGMDRKIVNRTLALALACRKLHIPVTTFMVARDPYLAQFVDTFTRANNGKAFYSTLDTLGEFIFMDYKKSKKRKR, translated from the coding sequence ATGATGCACTGGTTTTTTGGAAAAAAAGATCCTAATCTGGAGGGAGACACCCCTTTCGATAAGCTCTTTAAGTTATTCAAAGAATTATTGTTGCATACTTCGGGCGATGTCACCGAGGCCCTGTCCTGGCTTACCGAGCTGGACAAACGATACAAACTAACCCAGGAAGATTATGGTATAGCTGATTTTATCCGGGACCTGATCGACAAAGGATATATCAATGAAAACAGGCAAGGCTTTATAGATCATAATCCCAGTGCCAAGTTAGAGATAGCCCTCCGCAGAACTGCTCTGGATGACATATTTGATCAACTCAAAAAAAGTAAAAAAGGTGATCATAATACCCCTAAATCGGGATTTGGTGATGAATATACCTCTGAGATCAGGCCATATGAATTTGGTGACCGGCTGGATCAGATAGCCCTCACAGAGTCCATCAAAAACGCCCAGATAGCACATGGTGTAGAGGATCTCATCCTGCAGGAAGACAACCTGGAGGTGTATGAGACCTATTTTCAGTCTCAGACCAGTACCGTCCTGATGATTGATATCTCTCACTCCATGATACTTTATGGTGAAGACAGGATCACCCCGGCCAAAAAAGTAGCTATGGCCCTGGCTGAGCTCATCACCACCCGATATCCCAAGGATACTTTAGATATCATCACGTTTGGCGATGATGCCCAGGAGATCCAGATGAAAGATCTTCCCTATCTCAAAGTGGGGCCCTATCATACCAATACCGTAGCCGGACTTGAACTGGCTATGGCGATCTTAAGAAGGCGCAAAAACCCTAACAAACAGATCATGATGATCACCGATGGCAAACCCACCTGTATCAAGATCGGCAAAAAATATTATAAAAATGCCTTTGGCATGGATCGCAAAATCGTCAATCGTACGCTCGCGCTCGCGCTCGCGTGCAGGAAACTCCATATCCCCGTGACTACTTTTATGGTAGCTCGTGATCCCTACCTGGCTCAGTTTGTAGATACCTTCACCCGTGCCAATAATGGTAAAGCATTTTACAGCACGTTGGATACACTGGGGGAATTTATATTTATGGATTATAAAAAGAGTAAAAAGAGGAAGAGGTGA
- a CDS encoding Gfo/Idh/MocA family oxidoreductase — protein MKSFNINRREFLKGATATMAYTALGPLGLELINPVNPLKVGLIGTGWYGKSDLFRLMQVAPVEVMALCDVDKNMLGAAADLVTKRSKSGKTPRLYGDYRKLLSENELDIVLIGTPDHWHALQMIDAVKSGAHVYVQKPISVDVMEGEAMVAAARKYNKVVQVGTQRKSTPHLIDVKKNIVDAGLLGKISHVEMCCYLHMRNGSNPPLEPIPDFLDYEMWTGPAPLRPYDGLPHLRWWRAFMEYGNGITGDMCVHMFDTVRWMLNLGWPKSIVSTGGIYVQKDAKSNISDTQSAIFEYDGLNCVWQHRTWGTPADPDYPWSFTLFGEKGTLKASTMRADFTPVGDGEKIHKDVVYEREKYPEDLTEDRIELNAAPATRLHMLDLLKSIDDHSRPVADIQEGHISTASCILANLSMKLNRPLKYDPKKRIVTGDAEATALLKRAYRKPWIHPDPLKV, from the coding sequence ATGAAATCATTTAATATCAATAGAAGAGAATTTCTCAAAGGGGCTACAGCTACCATGGCCTATACTGCTCTTGGGCCTCTTGGTCTGGAGCTGATCAATCCGGTCAATCCACTCAAAGTCGGTCTCATCGGTACCGGGTGGTATGGCAAAAGTGACTTGTTTCGATTGATGCAGGTCGCACCGGTAGAAGTGATGGCTTTATGTGATGTAGACAAAAATATGCTGGGTGCTGCTGCTGATCTGGTGACTAAACGCTCAAAATCAGGCAAGACACCCCGACTTTATGGCGATTATAGAAAGTTATTGTCAGAGAATGAACTAGATATCGTTTTAATCGGCACACCGGATCACTGGCATGCACTGCAAATGATCGATGCAGTCAAATCCGGTGCTCACGTATATGTACAAAAACCAATCAGTGTGGATGTGATGGAGGGAGAAGCCATGGTCGCTGCGGCCCGCAAATACAACAAAGTAGTCCAGGTAGGTACCCAAAGAAAAAGCACGCCGCACCTCATCGATGTAAAAAAGAACATAGTAGATGCAGGACTTTTAGGTAAGATATCTCATGTAGAAATGTGTTGTTATCTCCATATGCGCAATGGAAGCAACCCACCCTTAGAACCTATACCTGACTTTTTGGATTATGAGATGTGGACAGGTCCTGCTCCGCTGCGACCGTATGATGGGTTGCCTCACCTCCGGTGGTGGAGGGCTTTTATGGAGTATGGCAATGGCATCACCGGCGATATGTGCGTGCATATGTTTGATACCGTGCGCTGGATGCTCAACCTGGGCTGGCCCAAGAGCATTGTATCTACCGGAGGCATCTATGTACAAAAGGATGCCAAGTCCAATATCTCTGATACCCAATCTGCGATATTTGAATACGATGGACTCAACTGTGTCTGGCAACACAGGACCTGGGGCACGCCTGCAGATCCGGATTATCCATGGTCATTTACTCTATTTGGAGAAAAAGGAACTTTAAAAGCCAGTACGATGCGGGCAGACTTTACGCCTGTCGGCGATGGAGAAAAAATACATAAAGATGTCGTCTACGAAAGAGAAAAATATCCTGAGGACCTGACGGAAGACAGGATAGAGCTCAATGCTGCTCCGGCGACACGCTTGCATATGCTTGATCTGCTCAAATCTATAGACGATCACTCCCGACCAGTAGCAGATATCCAGGAAGGTCATATCTCTACTGCAAGTTGTATCCTAGCCAATCTATCTATGAAACTCAACAGACCACTGAAGTATGATCCTAAAAAAAGGATAGTCACCGGCGACGCAGAAGCAACAGCCTTGCTTAAACGAGCCTACCGAAAACCCTGGATACATCCTGATCCATTAAAAGTCTGA